The Conexivisphaera calida genome includes a region encoding these proteins:
- a CDS encoding NADH-quinone oxidoreductase subunit N — protein sequence MSGMLLDVLQAAVYLTLATGLAAPLAGRRWRVSLAFAYSGSLLFLVASIASLYASMAGPVSLYGGLVVQDPFSSIIMLGAAASSILMLIAIGSDASKWSTSPAAFSLVPLVLFGLFFLAGAADALVVLATWLIVSVASYVFIALPDDGRSKAASVRYIMVGIVATLFLITWVALTSALQGATSFAIVPLSISSSMVPGSMAYLGVRGLALAGIVAALAAVGFKLGLFPFHWWLPNVYGRADGRVVSFVAGVVKLGFIAIIARIVIVQAAGPLSVPIALTAAVLAVVTMVYGNFAALSSRSFQMILSYSSMAQVGYIMTAVAAAAYFAGLGPSYHALLLVAYYAVAIQAVAYSLAKVPLFALAGEAGGQLSSVRGMLSSSPVAAIAASVLILSLLGLPPFLGFWGKLYMFTAAAGYSIWLAVLALINSGISAFYYAVIVREMLAKGEGPRIEGRYLAALVVGAIAIIVIGVVAPLILGYISSVFLG from the coding sequence ATGTCCGGTATGTTGCTGGATGTGCTGCAGGCTGCGGTGTATCTGACCCTGGCCACGGGGCTGGCGGCTCCGCTTGCCGGTCGCCGCTGGAGGGTTTCGCTAGCCTTTGCCTACTCCGGGTCTCTGCTGTTCCTGGTGGCCTCCATAGCGTCGCTGTACGCGAGCATGGCTGGTCCTGTATCGCTCTATGGTGGCCTAGTTGTGCAGGATCCGTTCAGCTCCATAATAATGCTCGGCGCCGCCGCGTCGTCCATACTGATGCTCATAGCCATCGGATCGGATGCCTCTAAGTGGTCCACCAGCCCGGCGGCGTTCAGCTTGGTACCTCTGGTGCTCTTCGGTTTGTTCTTCCTAGCCGGAGCAGCCGATGCACTGGTGGTGCTGGCCACGTGGCTGATAGTGTCCGTGGCCAGCTACGTGTTCATAGCGCTCCCGGACGATGGACGCAGCAAGGCTGCATCCGTCAGATACATAATGGTGGGAATAGTCGCTACGCTGTTCCTGATAACTTGGGTCGCGCTGACCTCGGCGCTCCAGGGGGCGACCTCATTCGCAATAGTACCCCTCAGCATATCCTCGTCAATGGTCCCTGGATCCATGGCATATCTGGGCGTGCGCGGGCTTGCACTGGCGGGCATAGTGGCCGCGCTGGCGGCCGTCGGCTTCAAGCTGGGCCTGTTCCCGTTCCATTGGTGGCTGCCCAACGTCTACGGGCGCGCCGACGGCCGGGTCGTCTCATTCGTTGCCGGAGTCGTCAAGCTTGGGTTCATTGCAATCATTGCCAGAATAGTGATAGTCCAGGCCGCAGGGCCGCTGTCAGTTCCCATCGCACTCACGGCCGCAGTTCTGGCGGTGGTGACGATGGTCTATGGCAATTTCGCGGCGCTGAGCAGCAGGAGTTTCCAGATGATCTTGTCGTACAGCAGCATGGCGCAGGTCGGATACATAATGACCGCAGTAGCGGCGGCCGCGTACTTCGCGGGACTAGGTCCCTCATATCACGCGTTGCTGCTCGTGGCGTACTACGCTGTGGCGATACAGGCAGTGGCCTACTCGTTGGCCAAGGTTCCGCTGTTCGCTCTGGCCGGTGAGGCCGGCGGCCAGCTGTCCAGCGTCCGCGGCATGCTCTCCAGCAGTCCAGTGGCGGCCATAGCCGCATCAGTTCTGATCCTGAGCCTCTTAGGCCTTCCACCGTTCCTTGGCTTCTGGGGAAAGTTGTACATGTTCACTGCCGCTGCAGGTTACTCAATATGGCTCGCGGTACTGGCATTGATCAACAGCGGAATCAGCGCCTTCTACTACGCAGTGATAGTCAGGGAGATGCTGGCGAAGGGCGAGGGCCCCAGGATAGAGGGTCG
- a CDS encoding NADH-quinone oxidoreductase subunit L yields MIVSAPWYSWSSIWLVPFAAAVVMAVAWLLGVRRERFYGLMSVLSILVAAIVSTFALYNVLALHETIDAVSSWNWVSLNLGSGTSLTIGVGSYLDGLGAIMAVIVSWLSFLIAVYSLEYMKGDWGVQRYFFFITFFVGSMLLLVVAENLVLMFIGWEGTGLASYALIGHWYTDEEDKWVGVPGRKALGLPMYFEPSNSGVRALMFTRLGDVGFLVGMSVLFLVAHTFSIPGLAASAGSWMAYLANNDLLAAVLFIFTLGALAKSAQFPFHEWLVTAMTGPTPVSALIHAATMVKAGVYFVLRFAPIFFVGAVAAGVVAEAQSQVYFGIVAALAALTAFMMATMAIVSNEFKLVLAYSTASQLGYMILAAAAGGLLVTQGSAALAAMDQGVFAGLAQLLSHAVFKAALFLIAGWALHVAESRFIDDMGNYAKYMKATAVAMWLSGLSLAAIPPLSGFFSKELVLESVAQSGYTVLYLVAVVTAFFTAAYTTRLAVRVFHLPPIHAHAEEYEGHEGAHGPREAPSLMLGPYFLLALGALLLGIFWPIAGSKLSQGVYQTLSVLVRPEFMPAIDVATIAITSLLVVDILLVVAAYLRRVDFMSAVRSSRLLSDIHSFLFDRWYINSIIYYAFVYSFIGLSLVLHVVDHGIDVFYHRLLPTFARGSSAGLRATFGGRTDYSLALYLSLTGVLVLLILMVWGVI; encoded by the coding sequence ATGATCGTGAGTGCGCCCTGGTATAGTTGGTCATCCATATGGCTGGTGCCATTTGCAGCAGCCGTGGTGATGGCGGTCGCATGGCTGCTCGGCGTCAGGCGCGAGAGGTTCTACGGCCTCATGAGCGTCCTGAGCATACTGGTCGCAGCTATAGTGTCCACCTTCGCACTGTATAACGTGCTCGCGCTACACGAGACCATAGATGCTGTGAGCAGCTGGAACTGGGTTAGCCTGAACCTCGGATCCGGCACGTCGCTGACGATAGGCGTGGGCAGCTATCTGGACGGGCTGGGCGCGATTATGGCCGTCATAGTGTCTTGGCTCAGCTTCCTGATAGCCGTCTACAGCCTGGAGTACATGAAGGGCGACTGGGGGGTCCAGCGCTACTTCTTCTTCATAACGTTCTTCGTGGGATCCATGCTTCTCCTCGTGGTGGCCGAGAACCTCGTGCTGATGTTCATAGGATGGGAAGGCACAGGGCTGGCCAGCTACGCGCTCATAGGCCATTGGTACACCGACGAGGAGGACAAATGGGTGGGCGTGCCCGGCAGGAAGGCGCTCGGACTTCCAATGTACTTCGAGCCCAGCAACAGCGGAGTCAGGGCCCTCATGTTCACCAGGTTGGGCGACGTCGGTTTCCTGGTCGGCATGAGCGTGCTGTTCCTCGTGGCGCACACCTTCAGCATACCCGGGCTAGCGGCGTCCGCCGGGTCTTGGATGGCATATCTCGCGAACAATGACCTGCTCGCAGCTGTTCTCTTCATATTCACACTCGGCGCCCTTGCCAAGAGCGCACAGTTCCCGTTCCACGAATGGCTCGTCACGGCCATGACAGGCCCGACCCCGGTGTCTGCGCTCATACATGCCGCCACAATGGTGAAGGCCGGCGTGTACTTCGTCCTGAGGTTCGCGCCGATATTCTTCGTCGGCGCAGTAGCTGCCGGCGTGGTCGCCGAAGCGCAGTCACAGGTTTACTTCGGGATAGTGGCAGCGCTCGCGGCGCTCACAGCATTCATGATGGCCACTATGGCAATAGTCAGCAACGAGTTCAAGCTGGTTCTGGCGTACTCGACAGCCAGCCAGCTGGGCTACATGATACTCGCGGCGGCTGCCGGAGGTCTGCTGGTCACCCAGGGATCCGCGGCCCTCGCCGCGATGGATCAGGGCGTGTTCGCCGGGCTCGCGCAGCTGCTCAGCCATGCCGTCTTCAAGGCCGCCCTCTTCCTGATAGCTGGTTGGGCCCTCCACGTGGCGGAGAGTAGGTTCATAGATGACATGGGCAACTACGCGAAGTACATGAAGGCCACCGCAGTCGCCATGTGGCTCTCCGGCCTCAGCCTCGCCGCCATACCTCCTCTCAGCGGATTCTTCTCCAAGGAGCTAGTGCTCGAGAGCGTCGCGCAGTCAGGCTACACGGTGCTCTACTTGGTGGCGGTCGTGACCGCGTTCTTCACGGCCGCCTACACGACGAGGCTGGCCGTCAGGGTCTTCCACCTGCCACCCATCCACGCTCACGCTGAGGAGTACGAGGGACATGAGGGTGCCCACGGTCCGCGTGAGGCCCCCTCGCTCATGCTCGGTCCATACTTCCTGCTAGCCCTGGGCGCGCTGCTCCTAGGAATATTCTGGCCTATCGCTGGATCCAAGCTATCGCAGGGCGTGTACCAGACCCTCTCGGTGCTCGTGAGGCCGGAGTTCATGCCTGCTATAGACGTCGCGACGATAGCGATAACGTCGCTGCTCGTCGTGGACATACTGCTAGTGGTCGCTGCGTATCTGAGGCGCGTGGACTTCATGTCCGCGGTTAGGTCCAGCAGGCTTCTCTCAGATATACACTCCTTCCTGTTCGACAGATGGTACATCAACTCGATAATATACTACGCATTCGTCTACTCATTCATAGGCCTCTCGCTCGTGCTACACGTTGTCGATCACGGAATAGACGTCTTCTACCATCGCCTGTTGCCGACATTCGCCAGGGGATCCTCCGCCGGCCTCAGGGCGACGTTCGGCGGGCGCACTGACTACTCGCTGGCGCTCTACCTGTCGCTCACCGGCGTGCTAGTCCTTCTGATACTGATGGTCTGGGGGGTGATATAG
- a CDS encoding complex I subunit 4 family protein produces MIASVPIFWISIALPIVLGIAAWLSGDRWRRSYSYASALSLLIPLGIVAYFYASGAESLVDPVWFNLTSYRIGYMYLGVDGLSSPVVIALSIVTAFVSIYGLKYMGHRIEEMRSAGESPPDYGAYQFLYNVFAATMLGVAFATNLVEFYIFLEGTLISSFLLIMYYGYGERSKISMLYFVWTHIGAVTFLAGALYYGVVEGAFDYLVLSGTNLIPVGPAAALGSMAVVVALLMFVGLAVKMALFGVHMWLPYAHAEAPTPISALLSPSLIGLAGYAMARFLLQYFPMIMESWRPFLMGLAFLTIVYAGLNALRQTDFKRLLAYSSVSQMGYMLLGIATLTQYGLVGSMLLYASHAVGKALLFMTAGVFIVEMHNLRDIGRMGGLARRYPLVAALALFGFMNLSGLPPALGFWSELFIVLGVVQTYAMNGLGYMVGMTALLMLALSVTAAYSFVTMRRIFYGQPRSEQGSAKEVIDPFKLSMLAIAILGFVLFIMVNPMISGVAAWLRLILGSGLGGVV; encoded by the coding sequence ATGATCGCATCAGTGCCCATATTCTGGATATCGATCGCCCTGCCCATAGTGTTGGGCATAGCTGCCTGGCTGAGCGGCGATCGGTGGAGGCGCAGCTACTCCTACGCGTCGGCCCTCTCACTTCTCATACCGCTGGGCATAGTCGCCTACTTCTACGCGTCGGGCGCCGAGAGCCTCGTGGACCCCGTTTGGTTCAACCTCACGTCCTACAGGATAGGCTACATGTACTTGGGCGTCGACGGTCTTTCCTCTCCCGTCGTGATAGCCCTCTCCATAGTGACGGCGTTCGTCTCCATCTACGGCCTGAAGTACATGGGACACCGGATAGAGGAGATGCGCTCGGCCGGCGAGTCCCCGCCGGACTACGGCGCCTACCAGTTCCTGTACAACGTGTTCGCCGCGACAATGCTGGGCGTCGCGTTTGCGACTAACCTGGTCGAGTTCTACATATTCCTGGAGGGCACCCTGATCTCATCGTTCCTCCTGATCATGTACTACGGGTATGGGGAGAGATCTAAGATATCGATGCTCTACTTCGTGTGGACCCACATCGGTGCCGTTACGTTCTTGGCGGGCGCGCTCTACTACGGCGTGGTGGAGGGCGCTTTCGACTACCTGGTGCTCAGTGGAACAAACCTGATTCCGGTTGGACCCGCGGCCGCCTTGGGATCCATGGCGGTCGTGGTGGCGCTGCTCATGTTCGTCGGGCTGGCGGTGAAGATGGCGCTCTTCGGGGTCCATATGTGGCTCCCCTACGCGCACGCCGAGGCCCCGACCCCGATATCTGCGCTCCTGTCCCCGAGCCTGATCGGGCTGGCCGGATACGCCATGGCCAGATTCCTACTCCAGTACTTCCCCATGATCATGGAGTCCTGGAGGCCGTTCCTGATGGGGTTGGCCTTCCTCACGATCGTCTACGCGGGCCTCAACGCCCTCAGGCAGACCGACTTCAAGAGGCTTCTAGCGTACTCGAGCGTCAGCCAGATGGGATACATGCTGCTCGGAATAGCCACGCTGACCCAGTACGGGCTCGTGGGCTCAATGTTGCTCTACGCATCTCACGCCGTCGGAAAGGCCCTCCTCTTCATGACGGCCGGCGTCTTCATAGTGGAGATGCACAACCTGAGGGACATAGGCCGCATGGGAGGGCTCGCCAGGAGGTATCCGCTGGTCGCGGCCCTCGCGCTCTTCGGATTCATGAACCTGAGCGGCCTTCCACCAGCCCTCGGATTCTGGAGCGAGCTGTTCATCGTGCTTGGCGTCGTCCAGACATATGCGATGAACGGTCTGGGATACATGGTCGGCATGACCGCACTCCTCATGCTGGCGCTGAGCGTGACGGCGGCGTACTCGTTCGTCACGATGAGGCGCATCTTCTACGGGCAGCCCAGGAGCGAACAGGGGAGCGCCAAGGAGGTGATAGATCCCTTCAAGCTCTCCATGCTGGCCATAGCAATCCTGGGCTTTGTCCTGTTCATAATGGTCAACCCCATGATCTCTGGGGTTGCCGCCTGGCTCAGGTTGATCCTGGGCTCAGGTTTAGGAGGTGTTGTGTGA
- a CDS encoding NADH-quinone oxidoreductase subunit NuoK, which translates to MAADPVDLAVVAFGIVVMAMGAYGLTYSRNLVRQLLSVEVAFNGLLMMLLPLLSMNTSSATYFGVVVISVVSAEIIVVVAVLVSYYRTSRSMSSDKLEEVPE; encoded by the coding sequence ATGGCGGCCGATCCTGTGGACTTAGCGGTCGTTGCGTTCGGTATAGTGGTGATGGCTATGGGTGCATATGGCCTTACTTATTCCAGGAACCTCGTGAGGCAGCTCCTGTCAGTGGAGGTCGCGTTCAACGGTCTCCTCATGATGTTGCTGCCCCTTCTATCCATGAACACATCATCGGCCACGTACTTCGGCGTGGTCGTCATCTCGGTGGTGTCGGCCGAGATAATAGTGGTGGTGGCCGTGCTGGTGTCCTACTACCGCACGTCTCGGTCGATGTCCTCCGATAAACTTGAGGAGGTGCCCGAGTGA
- a CDS encoding NADH-quinone oxidoreductase subunit J: protein MNWLFVWALVMGFVSLIAAYYVVRAKDFVYASSALAVLGSIVAADLAILGFGIISAFLVIVYVGAAVMFIIITLSLLGLREEERRNSGRGVIVALLVAALWSGVALSAGIYGLYVEPQPVSMTTAVGGLLSRYSLVVALIVIAQAATLVEAISVARRGRGN from the coding sequence ATGAACTGGCTGTTCGTGTGGGCGCTCGTGATGGGCTTCGTGTCATTGATAGCCGCGTACTACGTCGTGCGGGCGAAGGACTTCGTTTATGCTAGCTCAGCCCTAGCGGTCCTGGGATCTATAGTGGCCGCGGACTTGGCCATACTGGGTTTCGGCATAATATCAGCGTTCTTGGTTATAGTGTACGTGGGCGCCGCGGTCATGTTCATAATAATCACACTCTCGCTGCTGGGTCTCAGGGAGGAAGAGAGGAGGAATTCCGGCAGGGGCGTCATAGTGGCCCTATTGGTGGCCGCCCTCTGGTCCGGCGTTGCGCTCTCAGCGGGGATCTATGGGCTCTACGTCGAGCCGCAGCCGGTCAGCATGACGACCGCGGTCGGTGGCCTGTTGAGCCGCTACTCGCTCGTGGTGGCGCTGATAGTAATAGCACAGGCGGCCACCCTGGTCGAGGCCATAAGCGTGGCCAGGAGGGGTAGAGGAAATTGA
- the nuoI gene encoding NADH-quinone oxidoreductase subunit NuoI has protein sequence MPAKIEVKESPKRGILGRIVSGNVGALVLGVKYFLDPNRFTLMYPHEYIKLNTGYRGFIVLIYDKCIGCGSCARICPTRAMRMLFLPQKEGERAKKKYPVINYNRCIFCGYCVDICPTEALYHVPYHDIVYYNMNELILTLDEFQKEPEYATAKEGIPVRYIFDERRGLVKVKAQEQPQGPEGGAAPTASTAPAPQQAQAAQKQDESTSKHSEGGGSA, from the coding sequence TTGCCAGCTAAGATAGAGGTAAAGGAGTCGCCCAAGAGGGGCATCTTGGGCCGCATCGTATCCGGGAACGTGGGTGCCCTGGTGCTGGGCGTCAAGTACTTCCTGGATCCCAACAGGTTCACCCTTATGTACCCGCACGAGTACATAAAGCTCAACACAGGGTACAGGGGATTCATCGTCCTGATCTACGACAAATGCATAGGGTGCGGGTCCTGCGCCAGGATATGCCCGACCAGGGCTATGCGCATGCTCTTCCTGCCGCAGAAGGAGGGTGAGAGGGCCAAGAAGAAGTACCCCGTCATAAACTACAACCGGTGCATATTCTGTGGGTACTGCGTGGATATATGCCCGACCGAGGCGCTCTATCATGTCCCCTACCACGATATAGTCTACTACAACATGAACGAGCTGATACTCACGCTCGATGAGTTCCAGAAGGAGCCGGAGTATGCCACGGCGAAGGAGGGAATACCTGTGAGGTACATCTTCGACGAGAGGCGTGGGTTGGTCAAGGTGAAGGCCCAGGAGCAGCCTCAAGGGCCGGAGGGCGGCGCGGCACCCACTGCTTCTACAGCGCCCGCCCCACAGCAGGCCCAGGCCGCTCAGAAACAAGATGAATCAACCTCCAAGCATTCGGAGGGAGGTGGATCCGCATGA
- the nuoH gene encoding NADH-quinone oxidoreductase subunit NuoH, giving the protein MITPYEIGYGILRYIIFYPPVYQFVIIPGLIAALVVAIFIIWFERKAAARVQMRYGPYEISPRTGGATQLIADLIRYSFQEIIVPRTVDAAIYFAAPVAAVILSLLPLDAMPLTTNPAFWPIPMDYSLLLAVALMTLSPIFVMAMAWASNNKFSVIGGVRESFIVTAYELVAVLSMLSVAAAMSTYNLVDIVQAQSSGLWFGLLDPLAFLTAFIATLMTTSGFPFEIPDSESEIVAGPYTEYTGLMYGLDMGAAYIKRWVFSVLMALIFLGGWAPYVPGPGFVLGYLVPSLIVSVKALVIMAVMSFLRAVYGRYRIDQALGIGWEILVPLALAAIGIGFAEAYFHVYAYMGVMALAS; this is encoded by the coding sequence ATGATAACTCCCTACGAGATCGGATATGGGATCCTGCGTTACATAATCTTCTATCCACCGGTGTATCAGTTCGTGATAATACCCGGGCTTATTGCGGCCCTAGTTGTCGCGATCTTCATAATCTGGTTCGAGAGGAAGGCTGCTGCCAGGGTCCAGATGAGATATGGACCATACGAGATCAGTCCCAGGACGGGCGGCGCTACCCAGCTGATAGCCGACCTGATACGGTATTCCTTCCAGGAGATAATAGTTCCGCGCACGGTCGACGCGGCGATATATTTCGCCGCCCCGGTCGCAGCGGTGATACTCTCATTGCTTCCCCTCGACGCCATGCCCTTAACCACCAATCCGGCATTCTGGCCCATCCCCATGGACTACAGCCTCCTGCTGGCAGTTGCCCTGATGACCCTGTCCCCGATATTCGTCATGGCTATGGCGTGGGCAAGCAACAACAAGTTCTCGGTGATAGGAGGTGTCAGGGAGTCCTTCATAGTCACGGCATACGAGCTGGTGGCTGTCCTCTCGATGCTCTCGGTGGCTGCCGCCATGTCCACGTACAACCTGGTGGACATCGTGCAGGCGCAGTCCAGTGGGCTCTGGTTCGGGCTACTGGATCCTCTCGCGTTCCTCACGGCGTTCATTGCGACGCTGATGACGACCAGCGGGTTCCCGTTCGAGATACCGGATTCTGAGTCGGAGATAGTCGCTGGGCCCTACACGGAGTACACCGGCCTCATGTACGGGCTGGACATGGGCGCCGCTTACATCAAGAGATGGGTATTCTCGGTGCTCATGGCGCTGATATTCCTCGGGGGATGGGCACCATACGTGCCCGGCCCAGGATTCGTGCTGGGATATCTGGTCCCCAGCCTCATAGTGTCCGTGAAGGCGCTGGTAATAATGGCGGTCATGAGCTTCCTCAGAGCCGTCTATGGTAGGTACAGAATAGATCAGGCCCTGGGGATAGGTTGGGAGATCCTGGTGCCCCTGGCGCTTGCCGCCATCGGCATAGGTTTCGCGGAGGCGTACTTCCACGTGTACGCGTATATGGGGGTGATGGCGCTTGCCAGCTAA
- a CDS encoding NADH-quinone oxidoreductase subunit D, protein MGTEGSQVQSLPGMQVRPLKKNLYEVAIGPAHPGSGHMRILVRVEGDVMVEVDPDIGFVHRTMEKLSEGRDWMKNIPLFERMAILDACNVTLPYVEAVEKLLDVDPPERAKYLRTLLCEINRVASHLYGFGIFGVFLGHSTLYMWAFGDREVFVELAERLTGARLTHTYPMFGGVRRDMPDDFGQHVRKAAAYMRRRLDEYAKIFLLNPNIRSRLEGVGVVSKSRAVELGLAGPNVRASGVRYDVRLAEPYEAYDRVDFEIPIYEEGDSLARAWQRVEEIKQSLSIMEQAVDWLEKHPREGFVHEKFWKTAPPIYKKVYAGEVPYASKYRVKMIPLYASLKVPAGRSFARTESAHGEITYYVESDGKDVPYRVRLVSGSYRNVIAFKYVMPGHRLADLPAIYGSFDYFPPEWDR, encoded by the coding sequence ATGGGTACCGAGGGATCGCAGGTTCAGTCCCTACCCGGGATGCAGGTTCGTCCGCTCAAGAAGAACCTGTATGAGGTCGCCATAGGTCCGGCGCATCCGGGCTCCGGTCACATGAGGATACTGGTGAGGGTCGAGGGCGACGTCATGGTGGAGGTGGATCCCGACATAGGCTTCGTGCACAGGACCATGGAGAAGCTATCGGAGGGTAGGGACTGGATGAAGAACATACCCCTCTTCGAGAGGATGGCGATACTTGACGCCTGCAACGTCACGCTTCCCTACGTGGAGGCCGTGGAGAAGCTGCTGGACGTGGATCCTCCGGAGAGGGCCAAATACCTGAGAACTCTTCTCTGCGAGATAAACAGGGTCGCTAGCCACCTCTACGGGTTCGGGATCTTCGGCGTCTTCCTCGGACACTCTACGCTCTACATGTGGGCCTTCGGCGACAGGGAGGTGTTCGTTGAGCTGGCTGAGAGGCTCACTGGCGCTAGGCTCACCCATACATATCCGATGTTCGGAGGCGTCCGCCGTGACATGCCGGACGACTTCGGCCAGCACGTTAGGAAGGCTGCGGCCTACATGAGGAGGAGGCTAGACGAGTACGCCAAGATATTCCTCCTGAACCCGAACATAAGGAGCAGGTTGGAGGGCGTCGGCGTCGTGTCTAAATCGAGGGCCGTTGAGCTGGGACTCGCCGGCCCTAACGTGAGGGCGAGCGGCGTCAGATACGACGTCAGGTTGGCCGAGCCTTATGAGGCCTATGATAGGGTGGACTTCGAGATCCCAATATATGAGGAGGGCGACTCCCTCGCAAGGGCTTGGCAGAGGGTGGAGGAGATCAAGCAGAGCCTGTCCATAATGGAGCAGGCAGTTGATTGGCTCGAGAAGCACCCCCGCGAGGGCTTCGTGCACGAGAAGTTCTGGAAGACCGCGCCGCCCATATACAAGAAGGTCTACGCGGGGGAGGTGCCGTATGCCAGTAAGTATCGCGTCAAGATGATACCGCTCTACGCGTCGCTCAAGGTCCCCGCTGGAAGGTCTTTTGCGAGGACCGAGTCCGCACACGGGGAGATAACCTACTACGTGGAGAGCGATGGAAAGGACGTCCCCTACAGGGTGAGGTTAGTATCTGGGTCGTATAGAAATGTGATAGCGTTCAAGTACGTGATGCCAGGGCACAGGCTGGCGGACCTGCCCGCCATATATGGCAGCTTCGATTACTTCCCGCCGGAGTGGGATAGGTGA
- a CDS encoding NADH-quinone oxidoreductase subunit C — protein sequence MSTSAQGIVERLRSILGLTPEAPVEQLKGYVEVSVDPASLRDAAAKLKAAGFDHVKSVTAVDYPDKKQIKVIYHASSMLDESLSGYVVGLATSVDRDNPTVPSLSGIWVSAEFQEREMYEFFGVNFEGHPDLRPLLLTPDLAAQRPLRKDFKVVEEDDYLKSTYEEYTSTKRWV from the coding sequence ATGTCGACCTCAGCACAAGGTATAGTTGAGAGGCTCAGATCAATCCTGGGCCTCACTCCCGAGGCCCCGGTGGAGCAGCTGAAGGGTTACGTCGAGGTATCAGTCGATCCGGCGTCGCTCAGGGATGCCGCTGCGAAGCTCAAGGCGGCAGGGTTCGATCACGTGAAGTCCGTGACAGCCGTGGACTATCCGGACAAGAAGCAGATCAAGGTGATATATCATGCATCCAGCATGCTTGACGAGTCGCTCTCCGGTTATGTGGTCGGGTTGGCGACGTCGGTCGATAGGGATAATCCAACGGTGCCCAGCCTCTCGGGCATATGGGTGAGCGCTGAGTTCCAGGAGAGGGAGATGTACGAGTTCTTCGGGGTGAACTTCGAGGGGCATCCGGATCTCAGGCCCCTGTTGCTCACGCCCGACTTGGCGGCGCAGAGGCCGCTCCGTAAGGACTTCAAGGTGGTCGAGGAGGACGACTACCTGAAGTCGACTTACGAAGAGTACACGAGCACCAAGAGGTGGGTGTGA
- a CDS encoding NADH-quinone oxidoreductase subunit NuoB, giving the protein MFSKGNMFLADMDEMVKRAREILKKGPLPSMVDWATAFSLWPVHLMTSCCGCEIGAAWGPRFDNERYGSLPWVSPRQTNLIIVEGTVTRKMGCSVRITWEQMPYPKFAIAMGVCALDGGLFYNSYNIIRPWQVIPIDIYIPGCPPRPEAVARSIVELQRKIREEGVASGWLADGERQDLKNIIPKEDLCSWRGEDVDLSTRYS; this is encoded by the coding sequence ATGTTCTCGAAGGGGAACATGTTCCTGGCCGACATGGACGAGATGGTCAAGCGCGCCAGGGAGATATTGAAGAAGGGTCCGCTTCCCTCAATGGTGGACTGGGCTACGGCCTTCAGCCTGTGGCCGGTTCACCTGATGACGAGTTGTTGCGGATGCGAGATCGGCGCAGCCTGGGGTCCGAGGTTCGACAACGAACGCTACGGGTCACTGCCGTGGGTATCCCCGAGGCAGACGAACCTGATAATAGTGGAGGGGACGGTGACCCGGAAGATGGGATGTTCCGTGAGGATAACCTGGGAGCAGATGCCGTACCCAAAGTTCGCGATAGCGATGGGCGTCTGTGCCCTCGATGGCGGGCTCTTCTACAACAGCTACAATATAATAAGGCCGTGGCAGGTGATACCCATAGACATCTACATACCGGGCTGTCCTCCCAGGCCGGAGGCAGTGGCGCGCTCCATAGTGGAGCTCCAGAGAAAGATAAGGGAGGAAGGCGTCGCCTCCGGCTGGCTTGCCGATGGCGAGCGCCAGGACCTCAAGAACATAATTCCAAAGGAGGATCTGTGCAGCTGGAGGGGAGAGGATGTCGACCTCAGCACAAGGTATAGTTGA